A stretch of the Microbispora sp. ZYX-F-249 genome encodes the following:
- a CDS encoding sirohydrochlorin chelatase: protein MKPPLLLIGHGTHDETGVAEFGRFVHRLRCRLDGLPAEVSGGFITNARPPLGDSIASLVARGHHHLIAVPLSLTGDRRALGDIPGTMALEQERHPTLEYDLGRPLGPDPRVLKLLAERLADARAEMPRFVTDEPPAEIAPGETAVVLVGHGSTDPAVNAEVHRVSRLFWETHAADLLTVETAYVSHTRPGVPGGLERCRRLGAKRVIVLPYVLFAGAVLERIWAQALAYGANHEGLDIRCAEVIGDCEGLADVVIERYEEALAGGGQSSSPAASRSSTVLPLTRPFPTRRAEPDVGPAGEADAGLVTAIAARLTMARDTDPEPLDPEQFDVDVLDMETLEAEMPEPEAEGEIEADSMIGVAGRGEAGEEPRDDAPDGPLAQPGVASAV, encoded by the coding sequence ATGAAACCGCCGCTGCTGCTCATCGGCCACGGCACTCACGATGAGACCGGGGTCGCCGAGTTCGGCAGGTTCGTTCACCGCCTCCGCTGCCGCCTCGACGGGCTTCCCGCCGAAGTGAGCGGCGGCTTCATCACGAACGCCCGCCCCCCGCTCGGCGACTCCATCGCCTCTCTCGTGGCCCGGGGGCACCACCATCTGATCGCGGTGCCGCTCAGCCTGACCGGCGACCGGCGCGCGCTCGGGGACATCCCCGGCACCATGGCCCTGGAGCAGGAGCGGCACCCGACGCTCGAATACGACCTCGGCCGCCCGCTCGGGCCCGACCCGCGCGTGCTCAAGCTGCTCGCGGAGAGGCTCGCCGACGCCCGCGCGGAGATGCCGCGGTTCGTGACCGACGAGCCGCCCGCCGAGATCGCGCCCGGCGAGACGGCGGTCGTCCTGGTCGGGCACGGCTCCACCGACCCCGCCGTCAACGCCGAGGTCCACCGGGTCTCGCGGCTGTTCTGGGAGACCCACGCCGCCGACCTGCTGACCGTCGAGACGGCCTACGTCTCGCACACCCGCCCCGGCGTGCCCGGCGGCCTGGAGCGCTGCCGCAGGCTCGGCGCCAAGCGCGTGATCGTCCTGCCGTACGTCCTGTTCGCCGGCGCGGTCCTCGAACGCATCTGGGCGCAGGCGCTGGCGTACGGCGCCAACCACGAGGGCCTCGACATCCGCTGCGCCGAGGTGATCGGCGACTGCGAGGGCCTCGCCGACGTGGTGATCGAGAGGTACGAGGAGGCGCTCGCCGGGGGCGGGCAGTCCTCGTCGCCGGCCGCGAGCCGCTCGTCCACGGTGCTGCCGCTGACCCGGCCGTTCCCCACGAGGCGCGCGGAGCCGGACGTGGGCCCGGCCGGCGAGGCCGACGCCGGCCTCGTCACCGCCATCGCCGCGCGCCTGACCATGGCCCGCGACACCGATCCCGAGCCGCTGGATCCGGAACAGTTCGACGTGGACGTCCTCGACATGGAGACGCTCGAGGCCGAGATGCCCGAACCGGAAGCGGAGGGCGAGATCGAGGCGGATAGCATGATCGGCGTGGCCGGCCGTGGCGAGGCGGGGGAGGAGCCCCGCGACGACGCGCCGGACGGGCCCCTCGCCCAGCCCGGAGTCGCCAGCGCCGTCTGA
- a CDS encoding GNAT family N-acetyltransferase gives MFDERLTVNTERLILRPFGPGDAGQVRAIIEDGAHLTALPPGAPGHASGIAQWLSYGVHELWRSGQGIHLAMHAREGVVGSISVFKAQWGAGTAEVGYGVHPAHRGRGYATEAVRGLVGRLLGEGPLRRIELRADAGNLASIRVAEKAGFTREGLLRGAGFEDDGPRDLVVFGRLRGDERAVPRRRIESERLVLRPFSRHDAFDVVDAVKGDPEIARWMTWAEGYTLERALEWCTRLAHANGPGYGGNFAIQPKDGERLAGAIGVQREDHERGDAELGYWIAPWARRRGYAVEATQLATAHLFDLGFHRVHLLVATGNRASQAVARKAGFIEEGIMRQALPVPGGWADAVLFGMLNGEISWQ, from the coding sequence CGCACCTCACCGCGCTGCCGCCGGGCGCGCCCGGGCACGCCTCGGGCATCGCGCAGTGGCTGTCGTACGGCGTGCACGAGCTGTGGCGCTCGGGGCAGGGCATCCACCTGGCGATGCACGCGCGGGAGGGCGTGGTCGGGTCGATCAGCGTCTTCAAGGCCCAGTGGGGCGCGGGCACCGCGGAGGTGGGATACGGCGTGCATCCCGCCCACCGCGGCCGGGGCTACGCGACCGAGGCGGTCCGCGGGCTCGTCGGCCGCCTGCTCGGGGAGGGCCCGCTGCGCCGGATCGAACTGCGGGCCGACGCGGGCAACCTCGCCTCGATCAGGGTCGCGGAGAAGGCCGGCTTCACCCGTGAGGGACTGCTGCGCGGCGCCGGATTCGAGGACGACGGCCCGCGCGACCTCGTGGTCTTCGGGCGGTTGCGCGGCGACGAGCGGGCCGTGCCGCGGCGCAGGATCGAGAGCGAGCGGCTGGTCCTGCGGCCGTTCTCCCGGCACGACGCGTTCGACGTCGTCGACGCGGTCAAGGGCGATCCCGAGATCGCCCGCTGGATGACGTGGGCCGAGGGCTACACGCTGGAGCGCGCGCTGGAGTGGTGCACCCGGCTCGCGCACGCGAACGGCCCCGGCTATGGTGGCAACTTCGCGATACAGCCGAAGGACGGGGAACGGCTCGCAGGAGCCATCGGCGTGCAGCGCGAGGACCACGAGCGCGGGGACGCCGAGCTGGGATACTGGATCGCTCCGTGGGCCCGCCGCAGGGGTTACGCGGTGGAGGCCACCCAGCTGGCCACGGCCCACCTGTTCGACCTCGGATTCCACCGTGTCCATCTGCTGGTAGCGACGGGAAACCGCGCCAGCCAGGCGGTCGCGAGGAAGGCCGGGTTCATCGAGGAGGGCATCATGCGGCAGGCGCTGCCGGTTCCGGGTGGCTGGGCCGACGCCGTACTCTTCGGCATGCTCAACGGGGAAATTTCATGGCAATAG